One genomic region from Lacerta agilis isolate rLacAgi1 chromosome 13, rLacAgi1.pri, whole genome shotgun sequence encodes:
- the LOC117056534 gene encoding cytochrome c oxidase subunit 6C-like codes for MSAALLPKPQMRGLLASRLRKHIVVAFLFSMGCAAGYKFGVAEPRKRAYAEFYKKNYDAMKEFEAMRKAGVFESAPPK; via the coding sequence ATGTCTGCTGCATTGTTGCCCAAGCCCCAGATGAGAGGCCTCCTGGCCAGTCGTCTGAGAAAACACATTGTAGTGGCTTTCCTTTTTTCGATGGGATGTGCAGCTGGATACAAGTTTGGTGTGGCTGAACCAAGGAAAAGAGCATATGCTGAGTTCTATAAAAAAAACTATGATGCCATGAAGGAGTTTGAAGCCATGAGAAAAGCTGGGGTGTTTGAAAGTGCACCACCCAAATGA